From Triticum aestivum cultivar Chinese Spring chromosome 4A, IWGSC CS RefSeq v2.1, whole genome shotgun sequence, a single genomic window includes:
- the LOC123088204 gene encoding peptidyl-prolyl cis-trans isomerase CYP18-1 produces MSVTLHTNLGDIKVEVFCDQVPRTAENFLALCASGYYDGTVFHRNIKGFMVQGGDPTGTGKGGASIWGGKFADEFREALKHGARGTLSMANSGPNTNGSQFFITYAKQPHLNGHYTVFAKVIHGFDVLDLMEKTPTGPADRPLAEIRLNRVTVHANPLAG; encoded by the exons ATG TCGGTGACGCTGCACACGAACCTGGGGGACATCAAGGTGGAGGTTTTCTGCGACCAGGTGCCGCGGACGGCGGAGAACTTTTTAGCCCTGTGCGCGAGCGGCTACTACGACGGCACCGTCTTCCACCGCAACATCAAGGGGTTCATGGTGCAGGGCGGCGACCCGACGGGCACCGGCAAGGGCGGCGCCTCGATCTGGGGCGGCAAGTTCGCGGACGAGTTCCGGGAGGCGCTCAAGCACGGCGCCCGGGGCACCCTGTCCATGGCCAACTCCGGGCCCAACACCAACGGCAGCCAGTTCTTCATCACCTACGCCAAGCAGCCCCACCTCAACGGCCACTACACCGTGTTCGCCAAGGTCATCCACGGCTTCGACGTGCTCGACCTCATGGAGAAGACCCCCACCGGCCCCGCCGACCGCCCCCTCGCCGAGATCAGGCTCAACCGCGTCACCGTCCACGCCAACCCCCTCGCCGGGTAG
- the LOC543470 gene encoding probable aminotransferase ACS12: protein MSRKGDRADKKPHNPRSPRGVGGDREGGGRQQRRADGGMRIVVPLQGVVQGRGGLVLGSLIPCALFYFLQLYIKRNRPPPGSPTPAAPSSASPAAAAGPLSPIHRSLSRGLLSPRALPALSARGAVVRAGDDDSLYYAGLRRCADDPYHPASNPSGVIQLGLAENHLSLDLVREWMEEHAGPAMTPGGGDEERDLTISGLATYQPYDGILALKMALAGFMRQIMHESVSFDPSQMVITSGATPAMEILSFCIADPGNAFLVPSPYYPGWDRDIKWRTGIELIPVPCRSTDNFNISITALEIAYNQAKKRGVRVRGVLISNPSNPTGSFVPKQTLHDLLDFATEKNIHLISDEVFAGSTFGSGEFVSVAEVVNELEDFDRGRVHIIYGLSKDLSLAGFRVGVIYSYNESIVEAAAKIARFSSVSTPTQRLLVAMLSDQKFISNYLKVNRERLRKAYNLLVDALKQVGIECFKSSGGFYCWADMSKFIRSYSEKGERRLWDRLLEEAKVNVTPGSSCHCIEPGWFRCCFTTLRERDIPVVVERLRRVTASHKSNR from the exons ATGAGCAGGAAGGGCGACCGCGCCGACAAGAAGCCCCACAACCCGAGATCACCGCGCGGCGTCGGGGGCGACAGGGAGGGCGGCGGCCGGCAGCAGCGGAGGGCGGACGGGGGGATGCGCATCGTGGTGCCGCTGCAGGGGGTGGTGCAGGGCCGCGGGGGGCTCGTCCTCGGCTCCCTCATCCCCTGCGCGCTCTTCTACTTCCTCCAGCTCTACATCAAGCGCAACCGCCCGCCGCCGGGCTCCCCcacgccggccgccccctcctccgcctCACCCGCGGCCGCGGCGGGCCCGCTCTCGCCGATCCACCGCTCCCTCTCGCGGGGCCTCCTCTCCCCGCGCGCGCTCCCGGCCCTCTCCGCCCGCGGCGCCGTCGTCCGCGCGGGGGACGACGACTCCCTCTACTACGCCGGCCTCCGCCGCTGCGCCGACGACCCCTACCACCCGGCCTCCAACCCCTCCGGCGTCATCCAGCTCGGCCTCGCCGAGAACCAC CTGTCCCTGGATTTGGTGAGGGAATGGATGGAGGAGCACGCGGGGCCGGCGATGACGCCGGGCGGAGGCGACGAGGAGAGGGACCTCACCATCAGCGGGCTCGCCACGTACCAGCCATACGACGGGATACTTGCCTTGAAGATG GCTCTTGCTGGATTTATGAGGCAAATAATGCATGAGTCAGTATCCTTTGATCCATCTCAAATGGTGATAACATCTGGTGCGACGCCTGCAATGGAAATACTGAGCTTCTGTATTGCTGATCCAGGAAATGCATTTCTTGTTCCGTCACCATACTACCCTGG GTGGGACAGGGACATAAAATGGCGAACTGGTATTGAGTTGATACCCGTTCCTTGCCGTAGCACCGACAACTTTAACATCAGTATCACTGCTCTAGAAATAGCCTATAACCAGGCAAAGAAGCGAGGAGTAAGGGTTCGTGGGGTTCTCATATCTAATCCTTCCAACCCTACAGGAAGCTTTGTTCCCAAGCAAACACTGCATGATCTTCTAGACTTTGCTACTGAGAAGAACATCCACTTGATTTCTGATGAAGTATTTGCTGGCTCAACATTTGGAAGTGGTGAATTTGTCAGTGTGGCAGAGGTTGTGAACGAGCTAGAAGACTTTGACAGAGGCAGGGTTCACATAATCTACGGGCTCTCAAAAGACCTATCTCTTGCAGGGTTTCGAGTCGGAGTCATATATTCGTATAACGAAAGCATTGTGGAGGCAGCCGCCAAGATTGCCAGATTCTCATCTGTGTCGACCCCGACCCAGCGCCTTCTTGTTGCCATGCTTTCGGACCAGAAGTTTATTTCAAATTACCTGAAAGTTAACAGAGAGAGGCTGCGCAAGGCGTACAATCTGCTCGTTGATGCTTTGAAGCAGGTGGGCATCGAGTGCTTCAAGAGCAGCGGAGGGTTCTACTGCTGGGCAGACATGAGCAAGTTCATCCGGTCTTACAGCGAGAAAGGAGAGCGCAGGCTTTGGGACAGGCTGTTGGAGGAGGCGAAGGTCAATGTCACCCCAGGTTCATCTTGCCATTGCATTGAGCCTGGGTGGTTTAGGTGCTGTTTCACAACGTTGAGGGAGCGGGATATTCCTGTGGTGGTGGAAAGGCTCAGGAGGGTCACAGCTAGCCACAAATCAAACCGCTGA